In Cyanobacterium stanieri LEGE 03274, one genomic interval encodes:
- a CDS encoding MHYT domain-containing protein, producing the protein MNVTYDIPLVILSAIIAVGAGYFTIEMSQEITFNKGLERWSWLIISAVTMGMGIWGMHFIAMTAFSIEPKISYDFLIVLVSLLAAVLGCIQGLYIITQPLVTNKTIVAGAISMGAAIAGMHYIGMAAIRVAADISYDPTLFILSVFIAIAASFAAIKIVIGLRTGTKDALYNIKKATASLIMGIAVLSMHYTGMAAANFSVNYNLLSQQTTNILDSQMIGLSVAFAVLGMFAIVYTVLINSHWNRSV; encoded by the coding sequence ATGAATGTAACTTATGATATTCCCCTAGTTATTCTCTCGGCTATCATTGCGGTGGGGGCTGGTTATTTCACCATTGAGATGTCTCAGGAGATTACGTTTAATAAGGGTTTAGAGCGTTGGAGTTGGTTAATTATCAGTGCGGTGACTATGGGAATGGGTATTTGGGGAATGCACTTTATTGCGATGACGGCTTTTTCCATTGAGCCGAAAATTAGTTATGATTTTTTGATTGTGCTGGTATCTTTGTTGGCGGCGGTGTTGGGTTGTATTCAGGGGTTATATATCATTACTCAACCTTTGGTTACTAATAAAACCATTGTGGCGGGTGCTATTAGTATGGGGGCAGCCATTGCGGGAATGCACTATATTGGTATGGCGGCCATCAGGGTGGCTGCGGATATTAGTTATGATCCTACTTTGTTTATTTTATCAGTGTTCATTGCGATCGCAGCTTCGTTTGCGGCCATTAAAATCGTGATTGGTTTAAGGACAGGCACAAAAGATGCTTTGTATAATATCAAAAAAGCCACTGCATCTCTAATTATGGGAATTGCGGTATTATCCATGCACTATACGGGCATGGCGGCGGCCAACTTCAGTGTTAATTATAATTTATTGAGTCAACAAACCACTAACATTCTTGATAGTCAAATGATTGGTTTATCGGTTGCCTTTGCAGTGTTGGGGATGTTTGCGATCGTCTATACAGTATTGATTAATTCCCACTGGAATCGATCTGTTTAA
- a CDS encoding DNA-directed RNA polymerase subunit gamma: MTKQQTRQFDYVKIGIASPERIREWGERTLPNGIVVGEVTTPETINYRTLKPEMDGLFCEKIFGPSKDWECHCGKYKRVRHRGIVCERCGVEVTESRVRRHRMGYLKLAAPVTHVWYLKGIPSYLSILLDMPLRDVEQVVYFNSYVVLNPGNASNLSNRQLLSEDQWMEIEEQIYAEDSELEDIEVGIGAEAVERLLQEINLEEEADKLREEISNSKGQKRAKLIKRLRLIDNFIATGSKPEWMVLSVIPVIPPDLRPMVQLDGGRFATSDLNDLYRRVINRNNRLKRLQEILAPEIIIRNEKRMLQEAVDALIDNGRRGRTVVGGNNRPLKSLSDIIEGKQGRFRQNLLGKRVDYSGRSVIVVGPSLQIYQCGLPREMAIELFQPFVINRLIRLGIVSNIKAAKKMIIKGDPSIWKVLEEVITGHPVLLNRAPTLHRLGIQAFEPVLVEGRAIQLHPLVCPPFNADFDGDQMAVHVPLSIEAQAEARLLMMACHNILSPATGKPIIAPSQDMVLGCYYLTAENPAATKGAGGYYANLEDAFRAYEQGLIDLHAYVWVRFDGAVDGSHPDDKPEKVEQLGDGSCWKYYGDRKVRETAEGEKIAQYIHTTPGRIIYNKTIIDALDFEAV; the protein is encoded by the coding sequence ATGACAAAGCAACAAACAAGACAGTTTGACTACGTAAAAATCGGCATCGCTTCCCCCGAAAGAATTAGAGAATGGGGCGAGCGCACCTTACCCAATGGTATTGTCGTCGGTGAAGTAACAACCCCAGAAACCATTAACTATCGTACCCTTAAGCCAGAAATGGACGGGCTATTTTGTGAGAAAATTTTTGGTCCTTCCAAGGATTGGGAATGTCATTGCGGAAAATATAAAAGAGTACGCCACAGAGGTATTGTCTGCGAACGTTGTGGGGTTGAAGTTACAGAGTCTAGGGTGCGCCGTCATCGTATGGGCTACCTAAAATTGGCCGCCCCTGTTACCCATGTATGGTACTTAAAAGGGATTCCTAGCTATTTAAGTATTCTCCTTGATATGCCCCTACGGGATGTAGAACAGGTGGTTTATTTTAACTCCTATGTGGTGCTAAACCCTGGGAATGCGAGTAATTTGAGTAATCGTCAATTGCTCAGCGAAGATCAATGGATGGAAATTGAGGAGCAAATCTACGCCGAGGACTCCGAATTAGAAGATATTGAAGTGGGCATTGGCGCTGAAGCGGTTGAACGTCTATTACAGGAGATTAATTTAGAAGAAGAAGCCGATAAACTAAGAGAAGAAATCAGCAATAGCAAAGGGCAAAAAAGAGCAAAATTAATCAAAAGATTACGCTTAATTGATAACTTTATCGCTACGGGTTCAAAACCTGAATGGATGGTTTTAAGTGTAATTCCTGTCATTCCCCCTGATTTACGCCCCATGGTGCAGTTAGATGGTGGTCGTTTTGCTACCTCTGACCTAAATGATTTATATCGTCGTGTAATTAACCGTAATAACCGTTTAAAACGTCTTCAAGAAATCCTTGCCCCTGAAATCATTATCCGTAACGAAAAACGGATGTTACAAGAGGCGGTGGACGCTCTAATTGATAATGGCCGTAGAGGACGCACCGTCGTTGGTGGTAATAATCGCCCCCTCAAATCCCTTTCTGATATTATTGAGGGTAAACAGGGTCGTTTCCGTCAAAACCTCTTGGGTAAACGGGTGGACTACTCTGGACGTTCGGTAATTGTAGTTGGTCCTAGTTTACAAATTTATCAATGCGGTTTGCCTAGGGAAATGGCGATCGAACTTTTCCAACCCTTTGTGATTAATCGTCTCATCCGTCTGGGTATTGTCAGTAATATTAAGGCGGCTAAGAAAATGATCATTAAAGGTGATCCTAGCATCTGGAAGGTGTTAGAAGAAGTAATTACCGGACACCCTGTATTACTAAACCGCGCCCCCACCCTCCACCGTTTGGGTATTCAAGCCTTTGAGCCTGTGTTGGTGGAAGGTAGAGCCATTCAACTCCATCCCCTTGTCTGTCCTCCTTTTAACGCTGACTTTGACGGGGACCAAATGGCGGTACACGTACCCCTATCCATTGAAGCCCAGGCGGAGGCTCGTTTGTTGATGATGGCTTGTCATAACATTCTTTCCCCTGCTACTGGTAAACCTATTATTGCTCCTTCTCAGGATATGGTATTGGGTTGTTATTATCTCACGGCGGAAAATCCTGCGGCGACTAAGGGCGCTGGGGGTTACTATGCTAACCTTGAGGATGCTTTTAGGGCCTATGAGCAAGGGTTAATTGATTTACATGCTTATGTTTGGGTTCGTTTTGATGGGGCGGTTGATGGTAGTCACCCTGATGATAAACCCGAAAAGGTTGAACAACTCGGCGATGGTAGTTGTTGGAAGTATTATGGCGATCGCAAAGTACGGGAAACCGCTGAGGGTGAAAAAATTGCCCAATATATTCACACTACCCCCGGGCGAATTATTTATAACAAAACTATCATTGATGCTTTAGATTTTGAAGCTGTCTAA
- a CDS encoding hybrid sensor histidine kinase/response regulator, protein APEFDLENIDLDLGDEDLLSLSETLDFQLPSAKEPFPSHETLDFDVPLENDDLFSLSNALDEILEFELPSENEESSLENKTIDFDLPSENDDLISLTNALDETIDFDLSLANISQELPDLEALGQQIDEAIEDTFLEIAEDAPEEENIPLPEPQIIHTAPQTGKMVKVPLEQLAKFNTLFGKLILERNRLNLQLGQIKDFGELMQRRMSQLERSNKELRDWYDKASSEGWINEQDSTAIKSWNEQSLMNQATLEDFDTLEMDRYSDLHVISQEQIETIVQLKEVSTDINFSINDINQSLQELNHTMESLQKNATRIQMRPFADLVRGFPRFIRDLGVQFGKKVNLKIEGETTLLDRTFIESLSAPLMHLLRNAFDHGIEDPQTRLQTRKPAQGTITLSALNRGTKIIITIQDDGAGISLDKIKQRLLKMGMGKGEIAKMKPSQIMDYIFEPGFSTASEVTELSGRGVGMDIVRSNIEELQGEIHAYSTLGEGTTFTLSLPFNLSILRVMVVETNQMVFAVPVNSVREIVKAESMDQKKVTWQNQSIPVVRLDDLLIFNRPCKPFEMPGYPVIDKSTLLIVGEGINCGAIHLERYWGEQEVTIRPIETHLSLPPGFISSLILGDGRVLPLVDPVVIFQEAMDLQYDYEPRTQMFGSDYYKGFRGDRENTILIVDDSINVRRYLASTLEKAGYQVEQAKDGREAVDKLLAGISVQGVICDIEMPRLDGYGVLEEIKGHSQFKFLPIIMLTSRSNEKHKKLAFNLGADGYFSKPYNEENLLQTIEKLVKVNYL, encoded by the coding sequence GCCCCAGAGTTTGATTTAGAAAATATAGACTTAGATTTAGGAGATGAAGATTTACTTTCCTTGTCCGAAACCTTAGATTTTCAATTACCTTCAGCAAAAGAGCCTTTTCCCTCCCATGAAACCTTAGATTTTGACGTACCATTAGAAAATGATGATCTATTTTCCCTCAGTAATGCCCTAGATGAGATCCTAGAATTTGAATTACCTTCAGAAAATGAGGAATCATCTTTAGAAAATAAAACCATAGATTTCGATTTGCCCTCAGAAAACGATGATTTAATCTCTCTTACTAACGCCCTAGACGAAACCATCGATTTCGATTTATCCCTAGCAAACATTTCCCAAGAATTACCAGACTTAGAAGCCTTGGGGCAACAGATAGACGAAGCCATCGAAGATACATTTTTGGAAATTGCCGAGGATGCCCCCGAAGAAGAAAATATCCCCCTTCCCGAACCTCAAATCATCCACACTGCACCGCAAACAGGGAAAATGGTTAAAGTACCCCTCGAGCAGTTAGCCAAATTTAATACCCTTTTTGGAAAACTAATTTTGGAACGAAATCGCCTTAACTTACAGCTAGGGCAAATTAAGGATTTTGGGGAGTTGATGCAACGAAGGATGAGTCAATTAGAGCGCTCTAACAAGGAATTAAGAGACTGGTATGACAAGGCATCCTCGGAGGGTTGGATAAATGAGCAAGATTCCACCGCCATCAAATCGTGGAATGAACAATCATTGATGAATCAGGCTACCCTAGAAGACTTTGACACCCTAGAAATGGATCGTTATAGCGATTTACACGTCATTTCCCAAGAACAAATTGAAACCATTGTACAGTTAAAAGAGGTTAGCACGGATATTAATTTTAGTATTAATGATATTAATCAATCCCTGCAAGAATTAAACCACACCATGGAATCGTTACAGAAAAACGCCACTCGCATTCAGATGCGTCCTTTTGCGGATTTGGTGAGGGGTTTTCCTCGTTTTATCCGTGATTTGGGGGTACAATTTGGCAAAAAGGTTAATTTAAAAATTGAGGGGGAAACTACTTTACTAGATCGCACTTTTATCGAATCCCTCAGCGCCCCTTTAATGCACCTATTGCGCAACGCTTTTGATCATGGCATTGAAGATCCCCAAACCCGCCTTCAGACAAGGAAACCAGCCCAAGGTACTATCACCCTGAGCGCCCTTAACCGCGGCACAAAAATCATTATTACTATCCAAGATGATGGGGCAGGGATTTCTTTAGATAAAATTAAGCAACGACTGCTCAAAATGGGTATGGGTAAGGGAGAAATTGCCAAGATGAAACCCTCTCAGATAATGGATTATATTTTTGAACCAGGATTTTCCACCGCCTCGGAGGTGACGGAGTTATCGGGAAGGGGAGTGGGAATGGATATAGTGCGATCGAATATTGAAGAACTACAAGGGGAAATTCACGCCTATAGCACCCTAGGAGAAGGTACTACTTTTACCCTTTCTCTGCCCTTTAATTTATCTATTTTGCGGGTGATGGTGGTAGAAACCAATCAAATGGTTTTTGCTGTGCCTGTTAACAGTGTTAGGGAAATTGTGAAGGCCGAATCTATGGATCAAAAAAAGGTGACATGGCAAAATCAATCTATTCCTGTGGTGCGTCTGGATGATTTGTTAATTTTTAATCGTCCTTGTAAACCCTTTGAAATGCCTGGTTATCCTGTTATTGATAAATCTACCCTCTTGATTGTGGGAGAAGGAATTAACTGCGGTGCAATTCACCTTGAGCGTTATTGGGGTGAACAAGAAGTTACCATACGGCCCATTGAAACCCATCTTTCTTTACCCCCCGGGTTCATTAGTTCCCTTATTTTAGGGGATGGCAGGGTATTACCTTTAGTTGATCCTGTGGTCATTTTTCAAGAAGCCATGGATCTACAATATGATTATGAACCACGTACTCAAATGTTTGGCTCAGATTATTATAAAGGTTTTAGGGGCGATCGGGAAAATACTATCCTCATTGTGGATGATTCCATTAACGTCCGTCGTTACCTTGCCTCTACCCTCGAAAAAGCAGGGTATCAAGTCGAACAAGCCAAGGATGGGCGAGAAGCCGTTGATAAACTACTCGCAGGAATTTCCGTACAAGGGGTTATCTGTGATATTGAAATGCCACGCCTTGATGGTTATGGAGTATTAGAAGAAATTAAGGGCCACTCTCAATTTAAATTTTTACCCATCATCATGCTTACTTCCCGCAGTAATGAAAAACACAAAAAATTAGCCTTTAATTTAGGCGCAGATGGCTATTTTTCCAAACCTTATAATGAGGAAAATTTATTACAAACCATCGAAAAATTAGTTAAGGTTAATTATCTTTAA
- a CDS encoding response regulator, whose amino-acid sequence MNNKTQKQPSTFNPVSILQFLYKNKLTVHLTLESNLVTWNLYYIDGVLQYANHSLQSLDTLEYYLSAINPGVATKIINVLKTRQNINTLQLIQIIHLLSQKQFINDEDKSHLLKKLTEDALESFLWLNKGEYHWEKLNKTEVLNIKNVVGDNPINISTTVKSLRIRHQLWQKLSPVANSPYQCPVFTSINDAQKKVPQGKLSMRVLTQLSKLVKGDTTIRDIATALKQDELKIIGLLAPYIHHGIVNVQKAKYPYDNLPTVSPMAQTMDNPTTPSSSPQQANIMAQSMGINGNHHLSNSLHGSSTQNKSKIICIDDSPTMLATIKDYLQGDYFEVVTVENPMESLSYLFESKPDLILMDLSMPKINGNRLSQILKSSSMFKNVPIIIVSGNHKMLDAQKIESIGARDFLAKPFSQTQLLNIVNKHLQNSYSAVNK is encoded by the coding sequence ATGAATAATAAGACGCAAAAACAACCATCCACATTTAATCCCGTTAGCATTTTACAGTTTCTTTATAAAAATAAACTAACCGTCCATCTAACATTAGAATCAAATTTAGTGACGTGGAACTTGTATTATATTGATGGTGTGTTGCAATATGCAAATCATTCATTACAATCATTAGATACCCTCGAATATTATTTAAGTGCCATTAATCCTGGTGTAGCTACAAAAATTATTAATGTCCTTAAAACAAGACAAAACATTAACACATTACAATTAATACAAATAATACATTTACTTTCTCAAAAGCAATTTATTAACGATGAAGATAAAAGTCATCTTCTCAAAAAATTAACTGAAGATGCCCTCGAATCTTTCCTATGGTTAAACAAAGGCGAATATCATTGGGAAAAATTAAATAAAACAGAGGTATTAAACATTAAAAATGTTGTGGGAGATAACCCCATAAATATTTCTACCACGGTTAAATCTCTCCGTATTCGTCATCAACTGTGGCAAAAATTATCCCCCGTGGCAAATTCCCCTTACCAGTGCCCAGTATTTACCAGTATTAATGATGCACAAAAAAAAGTACCCCAAGGAAAGTTATCCATGAGGGTATTAACTCAATTATCAAAATTGGTAAAAGGTGATACCACTATCCGAGACATTGCCACGGCATTAAAACAAGATGAGTTAAAAATAATCGGTTTACTTGCCCCTTATATTCACCATGGCATCGTCAATGTACAAAAGGCAAAGTATCCTTATGATAATTTACCCACGGTGTCTCCTATGGCACAAACAATGGACAACCCAACAACACCATCATCATCGCCACAACAGGCAAATATAATGGCTCAATCCATGGGAATTAATGGTAATCATCATTTATCTAATTCTCTCCATGGTTCATCAACACAGAATAAGTCTAAAATTATTTGTATTGATGATAGTCCGACAATGTTGGCAACGATTAAGGATTATCTACAAGGGGATTATTTTGAGGTGGTAACGGTGGAAAATCCTATGGAGTCTCTTTCTTATTTGTTTGAAAGTAAGCCAGATTTGATTTTGATGGATTTATCAATGCCAAAAATTAATGGTAATCGTCTTTCTCAAATTCTTAAAAGTAGTTCGATGTTTAAGAATGTTCCTATTATCATTGTTAGTGGTAATCATAAAATGCTGGATGCTCAAAAGATAGAAAGCATTGGGGCAAGGGATTTTTTAGCGAAGCCTTTTTCTCAAACACAATTGTTAAATATTGTGAATAAACATTTACAAAATAGTTATTCTGCGGTAAACAAATAG
- a CDS encoding ATP-binding cassette domain-containing protein: MNQSSSSNTVLESNLNPYITLNNQGIILPGMELSASEHRLGRDPTMVDLVVPNDWNIVSRCQGLFIREDNHNYRLFDGNGARRSSNGLFINNKLIPLHGHLLSNGDRIQIGQNPRDWVIIEYHSSQVHSGFTPPKTQSISLLEKPIILGRDENADLRLEAPTVSRKHAVITKNSKGDYILTDYSANGVFVNEKKVNGSCVISHNSLITIGPYRLVLQGHKLVIADPGDNIRLDAFNLIRVVKDQEGKDRTIINDISLPIEPGQFVALVGGSGAGKSTLMGTLLGIQPTTQGAVFINGEDLRQNFNIYRNQIGYVPQKDIIHKDLTVIEALEYSAKLRLPPDINIREIVSKTLDQIELVDYKNILVKNLSGGQLKRVSIGVELLADPKLFFLDEPTSGLDPGLDKKMMELLRKLADEGRTIILVTHATTNISMCDRLVFLGRGGHLCYYGEPQKAMDFFNISSGNFADIYINLETIEAVINKAQEFKNSSYYQDNIKDHLSQKHTTYSMANNTGYNFTNTSLKGNKIPYQSTPEKVKPSLLKQTITLTQRYGKIIFRDKINLLISLLTAPIGISLISFAIKIEPFTIESDNNPKLASTALSVLFVFTCANIWVGLSGALQEIVKEADIYFRERLVNLDIFAYLFSKLSVLKLVTFLQSLLIVLTILIRFASPNSELIPWSMGVFITSFLTIFASINFALMVSAGVKNITQANSLLPLLLIPQIIFSGVLFTMEDAGKYLSWLTISRWSVGAYGTLVDVNAMIPEPIILPDGSAIAPGIPESLVYDSTWHNLAINWLVLMLHTLIYFAITFILQRRKDIYG, encoded by the coding sequence ATGAACCAGTCTTCTAGCTCTAATACCGTTCTTGAAAGTAATCTTAATCCCTATATTACTCTAAATAATCAGGGAATTATCCTTCCAGGAATGGAATTATCTGCCTCTGAACATCGTTTGGGTCGTGACCCTACTATGGTAGATTTAGTTGTACCTAATGATTGGAATATTGTCAGTCGTTGTCAGGGACTTTTTATTCGGGAAGATAATCATAATTATCGTCTTTTTGATGGTAACGGGGCAAGACGTAGTTCCAATGGACTTTTTATTAATAATAAATTAATTCCCCTTCATGGTCATTTATTGAGTAATGGCGATCGCATCCAAATCGGTCAAAATCCAAGGGATTGGGTGATTATTGAATATCATTCATCTCAAGTCCATAGTGGTTTTACCCCCCCTAAAACCCAATCTATCTCTTTATTAGAAAAACCCATCATTCTTGGTAGGGATGAAAACGCAGATTTACGATTAGAAGCGCCTACGGTATCCCGAAAACACGCCGTCATTACGAAAAATAGTAAAGGAGATTATATCCTCACCGATTATAGTGCTAATGGGGTGTTTGTCAATGAAAAAAAAGTTAATGGCTCTTGTGTGATTAGTCATAATTCATTAATTACCATTGGTCCTTATCGTCTGGTATTACAAGGACATAAATTAGTTATCGCTGATCCAGGGGATAATATTCGTTTAGATGCGTTTAATTTGATTAGGGTTGTTAAAGATCAAGAAGGAAAAGATCGCACTATTATTAATGATATATCTTTACCCATCGAACCTGGTCAATTTGTGGCTTTGGTGGGAGGTAGTGGGGCGGGAAAATCAACTTTAATGGGTACTCTTTTGGGTATTCAACCCACAACCCAGGGAGCTGTATTTATTAATGGGGAAGACTTACGGCAAAATTTTAATATTTATCGTAATCAAATTGGTTATGTACCGCAAAAAGATATTATTCATAAGGATTTAACAGTTATAGAAGCCCTCGAATATTCTGCAAAATTACGTTTACCCCCTGATATTAATATTCGGGAAATAGTCAGTAAAACGTTAGACCAAATTGAGTTAGTTGATTATAAGAATATTTTGGTTAAAAATCTCAGTGGTGGTCAGTTAAAAAGGGTAAGCATTGGAGTAGAATTATTAGCAGATCCTAAGTTATTTTTCCTCGATGAACCCACCTCAGGGCTTGATCCTGGATTGGATAAAAAGATGATGGAATTATTACGCAAATTAGCCGATGAAGGACGTACCATTATTCTTGTTACCCATGCCACTACAAATATAAGTATGTGCGATCGCCTCGTATTTTTAGGCAGAGGGGGGCATCTTTGCTATTATGGTGAACCCCAAAAAGCCATGGACTTTTTTAATATTTCTAGTGGGAATTTTGCGGATATTTATATTAATTTAGAAACCATTGAAGCGGTGATTAATAAAGCTCAAGAATTTAAAAATTCTTCCTATTATCAAGATAATATTAAAGATCATTTGTCACAAAAACACACCACTTATTCTATGGCTAATAATACGGGTTATAATTTTACTAATACTTCTTTAAAGGGTAATAAAATCCCTTATCAATCAACCCCTGAAAAGGTAAAACCATCTTTATTAAAACAAACTATTACCTTAACCCAAAGGTATGGCAAAATCATTTTTAGAGATAAAATAAACCTTTTAATATCCCTTTTGACAGCTCCTATCGGTATTAGTTTAATTAGTTTTGCTATCAAAATTGAGCCTTTCACCATCGAATCAGATAATAATCCTAAGTTAGCATCAACAGCCCTTAGCGTCTTATTTGTTTTCACTTGTGCTAATATTTGGGTCGGTTTATCAGGTGCTTTGCAAGAAATCGTAAAAGAGGCAGATATTTATTTTCGAGAAAGGTTAGTAAATCTTGATATTTTTGCTTATTTATTTTCTAAATTATCGGTACTAAAGCTAGTTACATTTTTACAAAGTTTATTGATTGTTTTAACTATTTTAATCCGTTTTGCAAGTCCTAATTCAGAATTAATTCCTTGGTCAATGGGAGTTTTTATTACCAGTTTTTTGACTATTTTTGCTAGTATAAATTTTGCCTTAATGGTATCTGCAGGGGTAAAAAATATTACTCAAGCTAATAGTTTGTTACCCTTATTATTAATCCCACAAATTATTTTTTCAGGGGTGTTATTTACCATGGAAGATGCAGGGAAATATTTATCATGGTTAACTATTAGTCGTTGGTCTGTGGGGGCTTATGGTACATTGGTTGATGTTAATGCCATGATACCTGAACCCATTATATTACCCGATGGCAGTGCGATCGCCCCGGGAATCCCCGAATCATTGGTTTATGACTCCACCTGGCACAACCTCGCCATTAACTGGTTAGTGTTAATGTTGCATACTCTTATCTACTTTGCCATAACGTTTATTTTACAAAGAAGAAAAGATATATATGGCTAA